The proteins below come from a single Alligator mississippiensis isolate rAllMis1 chromosome 2, rAllMis1, whole genome shotgun sequence genomic window:
- the LOC132248839 gene encoding uncharacterized protein LOC132248839 isoform X1 codes for MAFVEKRQQRRKQCQGGQSMAVNTHDSKQSDKCSDYIERLAHTYMQNCTVESSTESESETNSEDLPGLLPKGFSKKTKGTKLQFLDPYDGDSEDASSHSDCSLNSLNAVNFSRAVAYHIPEVMALKGVDPSEDNVSLHTSSNWGGLIKETHSDVYMETENDCKTSVETLGKEKDLPVRVVGSTEQFRTTGAIASTFLLPDHSLLTRPDPSTYAGLVKSPVTMTPQTILVASDRVHTVCEQAIKRKQGLPILEGSSEKLRRKKLRMT; via the exons aTGGCCTTTGTagagaaaaggcagcagagaAGGAAGCAATGCCAGGGTGGCCAGTCCATGGCAG TAAATACCCATGATTCAAAGCAGTCTGATAAATGTTCGGACTACATTGAGAGACtagcacacacatacatg CAAAATTGCACCGTGGAGTCCAGTACGGAGTCAGAATCTGAGACCAATTCTGAG gatCTGCCTGGCTTACTTCCTAAAGGATTCTCCAAGAAAACAAAGGGTACAAAACTCCAG TTTTTAGATCCTTATGATGGTGATTCAGAAGATGCGTCAAGTCATTCAGACTGTAGCTTGAATTCTCTTAATGCTGTTAACTTCAGCAGAGCTGTAGCCTACCATATACCAGAGGTGATGGCTTTGAAAGGTGTCGACCCTTCGGAAGATAATGTATCCCTCCATACATCTTCAAATTggggtggtctaataaaagaaaccCACAGTGATGTTTACATGGAAACAGAAAACGACTGTAAAACATCAGTGGAAACTCTTGGGAAAGAGAAGGATCTTCCAGTACGAGTTGTAGGATCAACTGAACAATTCAGAACCACTGGAGCAATTGCTTCAACATTCCTGTTGCCTGACCATTCATTACTCACAAGGCCTGATCCTTCAACATATGCTGGTCTTGTAAAAAGCCCAGTCACCATGACACCACAAACCATACTAGTGGCATCTGATAGAGTCCATACAGTGTGCGAACAGGCAATCAAGAGAAAGCAAGGGCTTCCAATATTAGAGGGCAGCAGTGAAAAACTAAGAAGAAAGAAACTGCGTATGACCTAA
- the LOC132248839 gene encoding uncharacterized protein LOC132248839 isoform X3 → MAFVEKRQQRRKQCQGGQSMAVNTHDSKQSDKCSDYIERLAHTYMQNCTVESSTESESETNSEDLPGLLPKGFSKKTKGTKLQDEELMEELKSPCSSPEHIWVILQVTLTFLPS, encoded by the exons aTGGCCTTTGTagagaaaaggcagcagagaAGGAAGCAATGCCAGGGTGGCCAGTCCATGGCAG TAAATACCCATGATTCAAAGCAGTCTGATAAATGTTCGGACTACATTGAGAGACtagcacacacatacatg CAAAATTGCACCGTGGAGTCCAGTACGGAGTCAGAATCTGAGACCAATTCTGAG gatCTGCCTGGCTTACTTCCTAAAGGATTCTCCAAGAAAACAAAGGGTACAAAACTCCAG GATGAAGAGCTTATGGAAGAACTAAAGTCCCCATGTTCCTCCCCAGAGCACATCTGGGTGATTCTTCAAGTGACCTTAACTTTCCTCCCATCTTAA
- the LOC132248839 gene encoding uncharacterized protein LOC132248839 isoform X2, with the protein MAFVEKRQQRRKQCQGGQSMAVNTHDSKQSDKCSDYIERLAHTYMDLPGLLPKGFSKKTKGTKLQFLDPYDGDSEDASSHSDCSLNSLNAVNFSRAVAYHIPEVMALKGVDPSEDNVSLHTSSNWGGLIKETHSDVYMETENDCKTSVETLGKEKDLPVRVVGSTEQFRTTGAIASTFLLPDHSLLTRPDPSTYAGLVKSPVTMTPQTILVASDRVHTVCEQAIKRKQGLPILEGSSEKLRRKKLRMT; encoded by the exons aTGGCCTTTGTagagaaaaggcagcagagaAGGAAGCAATGCCAGGGTGGCCAGTCCATGGCAG TAAATACCCATGATTCAAAGCAGTCTGATAAATGTTCGGACTACATTGAGAGACtagcacacacatacatg gatCTGCCTGGCTTACTTCCTAAAGGATTCTCCAAGAAAACAAAGGGTACAAAACTCCAG TTTTTAGATCCTTATGATGGTGATTCAGAAGATGCGTCAAGTCATTCAGACTGTAGCTTGAATTCTCTTAATGCTGTTAACTTCAGCAGAGCTGTAGCCTACCATATACCAGAGGTGATGGCTTTGAAAGGTGTCGACCCTTCGGAAGATAATGTATCCCTCCATACATCTTCAAATTggggtggtctaataaaagaaaccCACAGTGATGTTTACATGGAAACAGAAAACGACTGTAAAACATCAGTGGAAACTCTTGGGAAAGAGAAGGATCTTCCAGTACGAGTTGTAGGATCAACTGAACAATTCAGAACCACTGGAGCAATTGCTTCAACATTCCTGTTGCCTGACCATTCATTACTCACAAGGCCTGATCCTTCAACATATGCTGGTCTTGTAAAAAGCCCAGTCACCATGACACCACAAACCATACTAGTGGCATCTGATAGAGTCCATACAGTGTGCGAACAGGCAATCAAGAGAAAGCAAGGGCTTCCAATATTAGAGGGCAGCAGTGAAAAACTAAGAAGAAAGAAACTGCGTATGACCTAA